One genomic segment of Occultella kanbiaonis includes these proteins:
- a CDS encoding potassium channel family protein has product MVENRARGNTANAARPGSDAGVLVVGLGRFGASLAATLDELGRDVLAVERDPDLIQTWSGRLPLVEADATNADALVQLGAKDFPIAVVGVGTSLEASVLITANLVDLGTPLIWAKAISAEHGRILQRIGAHHVVYPEHDAGARVAHLVSGRMLDFIELEDGFTIVKMRPPQETHGFTVGESHIRKKYGVTVIGVKPPGQPFEYATESTRIDAEDTLILSGDTVLLEKFARRP; this is encoded by the coding sequence TTGGTTGAGAACAGAGCACGAGGGAACACGGCCAACGCCGCGCGACCGGGCAGCGACGCCGGGGTGCTGGTGGTCGGGCTCGGCCGCTTCGGCGCCTCGCTCGCCGCCACCCTCGACGAGCTGGGTCGCGACGTGCTGGCCGTGGAGCGCGACCCGGACCTGATCCAGACCTGGAGCGGGCGACTGCCCCTGGTGGAGGCCGACGCCACGAACGCCGACGCGCTGGTCCAGCTCGGCGCGAAGGACTTCCCGATCGCGGTGGTCGGCGTCGGCACCTCGCTGGAGGCGAGCGTGCTGATCACCGCGAACCTGGTGGACCTGGGCACGCCGCTGATCTGGGCGAAGGCGATCTCCGCCGAGCACGGCCGGATCCTGCAGCGCATCGGCGCTCATCACGTGGTCTACCCCGAGCACGACGCCGGCGCCCGGGTGGCGCACCTGGTCTCCGGGCGGATGCTCGACTTCATCGAGCTCGAGGACGGGTTCACGATCGTCAAGATGCGCCCGCCGCAGGAGACGCACGGGTTCACCGTCGGCGAGTCGCACATCCGCAAGAAGTACGGGGTCACCGTGATCGGCGTGAAGCCGCCGGGGCAGCCGTTCGAGTACGCGACCGAGAGCACCCGCATCGACGCGGAGGACACCCTGATCCTCTCCGGCGACACGGTGCTGCTGGAGAAGTTCGCGCGCAGGCCCTGA
- a CDS encoding 30S ribosomal protein bS22 — protein MGSVIKKRRKRMAKKKHRKLLRKTRHQRRNKK, from the coding sequence ATGGGTTCTGTCATCAAGAAGCGTCGCAAGCGGATGGCGAAGAAGAAGCACCGCAAACTGCTTCGCAAGACGCGTCACCAGCGTCGCAACAAGAAGTAG
- a CDS encoding TrkH family potassium uptake protein, with the protein MAREIPSFLRAGRDAVDAIARHSPARLTLMVFVGVIAVVTALLSLPIATTSGESAPFMDALFMATSAVCVTGLTIVDVASYWSSFGHAVIMFAIMVGGLGVMTLASILGLAVSRRIGLTQRLLAAQETKTTRLGEVGTLIRAVIIASLSITAVLALALIPRFLTLGESLGSAAWNGWFLAVSIFNNAGIGIIPGGLNAYVGDWWMCLPIIVGTFIGSLGFPAILSVATHLRQPRRWTLHAKLTLITSASLFGLGAVLIGAFEWTNPATFGSLPVGDRILGSLLAGITPRSSGFSTVDIGEMREATWFMQDALMFVGGGSASTGGGIKVTTFAVMLLAIVAEARGDRDIEAFGRRIELTTVRLAIAVSFIGATFVGLATLALLVQTDLHLDVILFEVISAFATCGLSTGITADLPTSSHYVLVALMFAGRTGTMTLAAALALRQRRRVIRMPEERPIIG; encoded by the coding sequence GTGGCGCGAGAGATCCCGTCGTTCCTGCGCGCCGGACGCGACGCCGTCGACGCCATCGCACGGCACTCGCCCGCGCGGCTGACCCTGATGGTCTTCGTCGGGGTGATCGCGGTCGTCACCGCGCTGCTGTCGCTGCCGATCGCGACCACCAGCGGCGAGTCGGCGCCGTTCATGGATGCCCTGTTCATGGCCACGTCGGCCGTGTGCGTCACCGGCCTGACGATCGTGGACGTGGCCAGCTACTGGTCCTCCTTCGGGCATGCGGTGATCATGTTCGCGATCATGGTCGGCGGCCTCGGCGTGATGACCCTCGCCTCGATCCTCGGGCTCGCCGTGTCCCGCCGGATCGGGCTGACCCAGCGCCTGCTCGCCGCGCAGGAGACGAAGACCACCCGGCTCGGTGAGGTCGGCACCCTGATCCGGGCGGTCATCATCGCCTCGCTGAGCATCACCGCAGTGCTCGCGCTCGCGCTCATCCCCCGGTTCCTGACGTTGGGCGAGAGCCTGGGCTCGGCGGCCTGGAACGGGTGGTTCCTGGCCGTCTCGATCTTCAACAACGCCGGGATCGGGATCATCCCCGGCGGCCTGAACGCCTACGTCGGGGACTGGTGGATGTGCCTGCCGATCATCGTCGGCACGTTCATCGGCTCGCTCGGCTTCCCGGCGATCCTGTCCGTGGCGACCCACCTTCGCCAGCCACGCCGGTGGACCCTGCACGCGAAGCTCACGCTGATCACCAGCGCCTCGCTGTTCGGGCTCGGCGCGGTCCTCATCGGCGCCTTCGAGTGGACCAACCCGGCCACCTTCGGCAGCCTCCCGGTGGGCGATCGGATCCTCGGGTCCCTCCTCGCCGGCATCACACCCCGCTCGTCCGGGTTCTCCACGGTCGACATCGGCGAGATGCGCGAGGCGACCTGGTTCATGCAGGACGCGCTGATGTTCGTCGGCGGGGGCAGCGCCTCCACCGGCGGCGGGATCAAGGTGACCACGTTCGCGGTGATGCTGCTTGCCATCGTTGCCGAGGCCCGCGGCGACCGGGACATCGAGGCCTTCGGGCGCCGGATCGAGCTGACCACCGTCCGGTTGGCGATCGCGGTCTCGTTCATCGGCGCCACGTTCGTGGGCCTGGCGACCCTGGCCCTGCTGGTCCAGACGGACCTGCACCTGGACGTGATCCTGTTCGAGGTGATCTCGGCGTTCGCGACGTGCGGCCTGAGTACCGGGATCACGGCCGACCTGCCGACGTCGTCGCACTACGTGCTGGTCGCGCTGATGTTCGCGGGCCGGACCGGGACAATGACACTTGCAGCCGCGCTCGCCCTGCGTCAACGACGTCGGGTCATCCGGATGCCCGAGGAGAGGCCGATCATTGGTTGA
- a CDS encoding YceI family protein translates to MSNVIPAGTYVIDASHSEVGFQVRHSGIAKVKGRFTEFSGSFTVAENFADSAATVTIAAGSVHTGNEGRDGHLTSADFWDAATKPEWTFVSTAVEGSGEEFALIGDLTVNGVTKPVTLDVEFNGALADASGADKVGFSASTEISRKEFGLTWNVALEGGGLLVGDKVKLSIEVEAVKEVASVNA, encoded by the coding sequence ATGAGCAACGTCATCCCCGCCGGCACCTACGTCATCGACGCCAGCCACAGCGAGGTCGGATTCCAGGTCCGCCACTCCGGCATCGCGAAGGTCAAGGGCCGCTTCACCGAGTTCTCCGGCTCGTTCACCGTGGCCGAGAACTTCGCGGACTCCGCCGCGACCGTGACCATCGCCGCCGGCTCCGTGCACACCGGCAACGAGGGCCGCGACGGTCACCTGACCAGCGCCGACTTCTGGGACGCGGCGACCAAGCCCGAGTGGACCTTCGTGTCCACCGCCGTCGAGGGCTCCGGCGAGGAGTTCGCCCTGATCGGCGACCTCACCGTGAACGGCGTGACCAAGCCCGTCACCCTCGACGTCGAGTTCAACGGCGCGCTTGCCGACGCCAGCGGCGCGGACAAGGTGGGCTTCTCCGCCAGCACCGAGATCTCCCGCAAGGAGTTCGGCCTGACCTGGAACGTCGCCCTCGAGGGTGGCGGCCTGCTGGTCGGCGACAAGGTCAAGCTCTCGATCGAGGTCGAGGCCGTCAAGGAGGTCGCGTCGGTCAACGCCTGA
- a CDS encoding TlpA family protein disulfide reductase, whose product MRRFRPAGRAAGRARLTVLGLLAGALVLAGCASEPTPSATDDANQGYVSGDGSVQSWAPSDRGDVVELAGQSYAEEPIDIADWRGDVVVVNFWYAACPPCRAEAPDLAAIATDYSDQGVHLLGVNHTDDAGTAQSFERRFELPYPSLDDDDAAGVAAMQGVVPLTAMPSTVVLDIEGRVAARIIGIADPTILRGLIDDELAAGA is encoded by the coding sequence GTGAGGCGGTTCCGTCCGGCTGGTCGCGCCGCGGGCAGGGCGCGGCTCACCGTGCTGGGTCTGCTTGCCGGCGCGCTGGTGCTCGCCGGCTGCGCGAGCGAGCCGACGCCGTCGGCCACCGACGACGCGAACCAGGGCTACGTCTCGGGTGACGGCTCGGTCCAGTCCTGGGCCCCGTCCGATCGCGGTGACGTCGTCGAGCTGGCGGGGCAGTCCTACGCCGAGGAGCCGATCGACATCGCGGACTGGCGCGGCGACGTCGTCGTCGTGAACTTCTGGTACGCCGCCTGCCCGCCGTGCCGTGCCGAGGCTCCGGATCTCGCCGCGATCGCGACCGACTACTCCGATCAGGGCGTGCACCTGCTCGGCGTGAACCACACCGACGACGCCGGCACCGCGCAGTCCTTCGAGCGCCGGTTCGAGCTGCCGTACCCGAGCCTGGACGACGACGACGCCGCGGGCGTCGCCGCGATGCAGGGCGTGGTCCCGCTGACCGCGATGCCGAGCACCGTGGTCCTCGACATCGAGGGCCGGGTGGCCGCCCGCATCATCGGGATCGCCGACCCGACGATCCTGCGCGGGCTCATCGACGACGAACTCGCCGCCGGCGCATGA
- a CDS encoding helix-turn-helix domain-containing protein, which produces MAEAEAPRFLTVAEVAELARVSRMTVYRMVHAGELPAIRVGKSYRVPQAAVQEMLSDGLGSWEGTGTGR; this is translated from the coding sequence ATGGCTGAGGCCGAGGCGCCGCGCTTCCTCACCGTGGCCGAGGTCGCCGAGTTGGCCCGGGTCTCCCGGATGACCGTGTACCGGATGGTGCACGCGGGCGAACTCCCCGCGATCCGGGTCGGCAAGTCTTACCGCGTGCCCCAGGCGGCGGTGCAGGAGATGCTCTCCGACGGTCTCGGCTCCTGGGAGGGGACCGGAACCGGGCGCTGA
- a CDS encoding HAD family hydrolase, translating to MSADQSPEREPTRAAAFFDVDNTIIRGASAYHLARRLYQRGFFRRRDIAYFGLHSVYYLTFGERLSAIDELRGRALSLIQGHSVAEVAAIADEVYDEVLADRVFPGTRELIEAHLRAGDQVWIITAGPRELGDLVARRLGATGALATVAESRDGFYTGRLVGHMMHGEHKADGARGIAADQGLDLARSSAYGDSVNDAPLLSLVGRPFAINPDARLRRYAAERGWQVRDFRRRRRDVRRGVRTASWAGAVWVTAVAARAVVRRLRG from the coding sequence GTGTCAGCCGACCAGTCGCCGGAGCGCGAGCCCACCCGGGCCGCCGCGTTCTTCGACGTCGACAACACGATCATCCGGGGCGCGTCCGCCTACCACCTGGCCCGTCGGCTGTACCAGCGGGGCTTCTTCCGACGCCGGGACATCGCCTACTTCGGCCTCCACTCGGTCTACTACCTGACCTTCGGGGAACGCCTCAGCGCCATCGACGAACTGCGGGGGCGCGCCCTCAGCCTGATCCAGGGGCACTCGGTCGCGGAGGTCGCGGCCATCGCCGACGAGGTCTACGACGAGGTGCTCGCGGACCGGGTCTTCCCCGGCACCCGGGAACTCATCGAGGCGCACCTGCGGGCCGGTGACCAGGTGTGGATCATCACCGCCGGGCCACGTGAGCTCGGCGACCTGGTCGCCCGCCGGCTGGGCGCGACCGGGGCGCTGGCCACGGTCGCGGAGTCGCGCGACGGCTTCTACACCGGCCGGCTGGTCGGGCACATGATGCACGGCGAGCACAAGGCCGACGGCGCGCGCGGGATCGCCGCCGACCAGGGGCTGGATCTGGCCCGGTCCTCGGCCTACGGCGACTCGGTGAACGACGCGCCGCTGCTGAGCCTCGTCGGGCGCCCGTTCGCGATCAATCCCGACGCGCGACTACGTCGGTACGCCGCCGAGCGGGGCTGGCAGGTCCGCGACTTCCGCCGCCGACGGCGGGACGTGCGTCGCGGGGTCCGCACCGCCTCGTGGGCCGGTGCGGTGTGGGTGACCGCGGTGGCGGCCCGCGCCGTGGTGCGACGCCTGCGCGGCTGA
- the proC gene encoding pyrroline-5-carboxylate reductase: MPIENESGTGADVALIGAGVMGEAILVSLIGAVGAERIRISDGRAEHGAAVALRHGVRWCPTNTEAVDGVGAVIIAVKPKDVGALATEIDGVLDAAALVVSIAAGIPTAYLESRLGGANPVVRVMPNTPATIGHGVSVLSAGTSATADHLDRTEQLLAGTGTVLRVDEAYQDVVTGISGSGPAYVFYLIDALAEAGVLGGLSRDVALDLARATVAGSGAMALASGEHPAILRERVSSPAGTTVAGVRELDERGVRAAVIAAVDAARARSVELGRDLA, from the coding sequence GTGCCGATCGAGAACGAGTCAGGAACCGGGGCGGACGTCGCCCTGATCGGCGCCGGCGTGATGGGGGAGGCCATCCTGGTCTCCCTGATCGGTGCCGTCGGGGCCGAGCGGATCCGGATCAGCGACGGTCGGGCCGAGCACGGCGCCGCCGTGGCGCTGCGCCATGGCGTGCGCTGGTGCCCCACGAACACCGAGGCCGTCGACGGCGTCGGTGCCGTGATCATCGCCGTCAAGCCGAAGGACGTGGGCGCCCTCGCCACCGAGATCGACGGCGTGCTGGATGCCGCCGCGCTGGTGGTCTCGATCGCCGCCGGGATCCCGACGGCGTACCTGGAGTCCCGGCTCGGCGGCGCCAACCCCGTGGTGCGGGTGATGCCGAACACGCCCGCCACGATCGGGCACGGTGTGAGCGTCCTCAGCGCCGGGACGAGCGCCACGGCGGACCACCTGGACCGCACCGAGCAGCTGCTCGCCGGGACCGGCACGGTGCTGCGGGTGGATGAGGCCTACCAGGACGTGGTCACCGGGATCTCCGGCTCGGGTCCGGCGTACGTCTTCTACCTGATCGACGCCCTCGCCGAGGCAGGGGTGCTCGGCGGGCTCAGCCGGGACGTGGCACTCGACCTGGCCCGGGCGACGGTCGCCGGGTCCGGTGCGATGGCGCTGGCCTCGGGCGAGCACCCGGCGATCCTGCGGGAGCGGGTCTCCTCGCCGGCCGGCACCACCGTCGCGGGCGTGCGCGAGCTCGACGAGCGGGGCGTGCGGGCCGCGGTGATCGCGGCCGTGGACGCGGCCCGGGCCCGGTCCGTGGAACTCGGCCGCGACCTGGCCTGA
- a CDS encoding histidine phosphatase family protein — MSRTTVHLLRHGEVHNPDRVLYGRIPGYGLSERGHRMAERIADTFTARGADLVHLVASPLQRAQETAAPLAAAFDLPVRTDERVIEAENYFEGSTVGKNPAELLNPAHWAKLVNPLRPSWGEPYAEQAARMYAAIRDARAAADGHEAVIVSHQLPIWVARSTILGRSMLHDPRRRRLTLASLTTLTFERGTLLAVDYTEPCADLLPDATTAVLP, encoded by the coding sequence ATGTCGCGTACCACCGTCCACCTGCTGCGTCATGGTGAGGTCCACAACCCCGATCGGGTCCTGTACGGGCGCATCCCGGGCTATGGGCTCTCCGAGCGCGGTCACCGGATGGCCGAGCGGATCGCAGACACCTTCACCGCGCGCGGTGCGGACCTCGTGCACCTGGTCGCCTCACCGCTGCAGCGGGCCCAGGAGACCGCCGCCCCGCTGGCGGCCGCGTTCGACCTGCCGGTCCGCACGGACGAGCGGGTGATCGAGGCCGAGAACTACTTCGAGGGCTCGACGGTCGGCAAGAACCCGGCGGAACTGCTGAACCCCGCGCACTGGGCCAAGCTCGTCAACCCGCTGCGCCCGTCCTGGGGCGAGCCCTACGCCGAGCAGGCCGCGCGGATGTACGCGGCGATCCGGGACGCCCGCGCCGCGGCCGACGGTCACGAAGCCGTGATCGTGTCCCATCAGCTGCCGATCTGGGTAGCCCGCAGCACGATCCTCGGCCGGTCCATGCTGCACGATCCCCGCCGCCGGCGCCTGACCCTGGCGTCGCTGACCACACTGACGTTCGAGCGCGGCACGCTGCTCGCGGTCGACTACACCGAGCCGTGCGCCGACCTGTTGCCCGATGCGACGACGGCGGTGCTTCCGTGA
- a CDS encoding glutaredoxin family protein produces MAETGTTDGAVPRVTLFSRRECHLCETARRAVRAVCEPDGVAWAEVDIDADPVLQERYGELVPVVTVDDVQVGYWRIDPERIRKALR; encoded by the coding sequence ATGGCCGAGACAGGCACCACCGACGGCGCCGTGCCGCGGGTCACGCTGTTCAGCAGGCGCGAGTGTCACCTCTGCGAGACCGCCCGGCGCGCCGTCCGGGCAGTCTGCGAGCCCGACGGCGTCGCCTGGGCCGAGGTCGACATCGACGCCGACCCCGTGCTCCAGGAGCGTTACGGCGAACTGGTGCCGGTGGTCACGGTCGACGATGTGCAGGTCGGGTACTGGCGCATCGATCCCGAACGGATCCGCAAGGCCCTGCGCTGA
- a CDS encoding acetoin utilization protein AcuC translates to MLTPPASVALAWSSELLGYDFGVGHPMAPARLRLTIDLIRALGLLDAPGLRMVETTEASDELLATVHDRDFIAAVRAGGDGLRDPVRGLGTTDNPVFPRVHEASARIVGATVAGAEEVWSGRSRHAVSLAGGMHHAMAAAASGFCIYNDVAAAIQWLLEHGCERVLYVDVDAHHGDGVERAFWDDPRVVTVSVHQSGESLFPGTGFAQDVGGPNARGCAVNVPLPAHTSDIPWLRAIEAVVAPLAEEFAPQVIVSQHGCDTHRRDPLTTMDISMDGLRAAAVLIGELAERHSGGRWLATGGGGYDILSTVPRAWAHLVAVSAGVDLPGSTPVPASWREEVAALGDLEAPQTMGDGVDVTFRTWVEGFDPDDPVDRAIMATRRSVFPWHGLDPLTA, encoded by the coding sequence ATGCTCACGCCGCCCGCGTCCGTCGCGCTCGCCTGGAGTTCCGAGCTGCTGGGCTACGACTTCGGCGTCGGGCACCCGATGGCACCCGCCCGGTTGCGCCTCACGATTGACCTGATCCGCGCGCTCGGCCTCCTGGACGCGCCGGGGCTGCGCATGGTCGAGACCACCGAGGCCAGCGACGAACTGCTCGCGACGGTGCACGACCGGGACTTCATCGCCGCGGTCCGCGCAGGTGGCGACGGCCTCCGCGACCCGGTCCGGGGCCTCGGCACCACCGACAATCCGGTGTTCCCGAGGGTGCATGAGGCCTCCGCGCGGATCGTCGGCGCCACCGTGGCCGGTGCCGAGGAGGTCTGGTCGGGCCGGTCCCGACATGCAGTCAGCCTCGCCGGCGGCATGCATCACGCGATGGCGGCCGCGGCGTCCGGGTTCTGCATCTACAACGACGTCGCGGCGGCGATCCAGTGGCTGCTGGAGCACGGCTGCGAGCGGGTCCTGTACGTCGACGTCGATGCCCACCACGGCGACGGCGTGGAGCGGGCCTTCTGGGACGACCCACGGGTGGTCACGGTCTCGGTGCACCAGAGCGGGGAGTCCCTGTTCCCCGGGACCGGCTTCGCCCAGGACGTCGGTGGGCCGAACGCTCGCGGCTGTGCGGTGAACGTGCCACTGCCCGCGCACACCTCGGACATCCCCTGGCTGCGCGCCATCGAGGCCGTGGTGGCGCCGCTGGCCGAGGAGTTCGCCCCACAGGTCATCGTCAGCCAGCACGGCTGCGACACCCACCGCCGGGACCCGCTCACCACCATGGACATCTCGATGGACGGGCTGCGTGCCGCGGCGGTGCTCATCGGGGAACTGGCCGAGCGACACTCCGGGGGCCGCTGGCTCGCGACCGGCGGCGGCGGGTACGACATCCTCTCCACCGTGCCGCGGGCCTGGGCCCACCTCGTCGCGGTGAGCGCCGGCGTGGACCTGCCGGGATCGACACCCGTGCCGGCGTCCTGGCGCGAGGAGGTCGCCGCGCTCGGCGACCTGGAGGCACCGCAGACGATGGGCGACGGTGTGGACGTCACGTTCCGGACCTGGGTCGAGGGGTTCGACCCGGACGATCCGGTCGACCGCGCCATCATGGCGACGCGTCGCAGCGTGTTCCCGTGGCACGGGCTCGACCCGCTCACGGCATGA
- a CDS encoding MarR family winged helix-turn-helix transcriptional regulator: protein MTQTPIDLSTEAPPGAPVHWLDAEQQVAWRALLTGTSVLFDALGRDLEHGAGLSLNEYEVLVRLSEAPGRVLRMSVLAEELVHSRSRLTHTVSRMERAGLVSRCSSAQDGRGVDCMLTDAGMAQLEAAAPVHVASVRRRLVDVLSRDQLLALGAAYSQIDEEVRSRAG, encoded by the coding sequence ATGACACAGACGCCTATCGACCTATCGACCGAGGCGCCGCCCGGCGCCCCGGTGCACTGGCTCGACGCCGAACAGCAGGTCGCCTGGCGCGCGCTGCTGACCGGCACGTCAGTCCTCTTCGACGCACTCGGCCGTGATCTCGAACACGGTGCCGGCCTGAGCCTGAACGAGTACGAGGTGCTGGTGCGGCTCTCCGAGGCGCCCGGCCGCGTCTTGAGGATGTCGGTCCTCGCGGAGGAACTCGTGCACTCGCGCTCGCGGCTGACGCATACGGTCAGCCGGATGGAGCGTGCCGGCCTGGTGTCCCGCTGCAGCAGTGCCCAGGACGGACGCGGCGTGGACTGCATGCTCACCGACGCGGGCATGGCGCAGCTGGAGGCCGCGGCCCCGGTGCACGTCGCCTCCGTCCGCCGACGGCTGGTGGACGTCCTCAGCAGGGACCAGTTGCTGGCCCTCGGTGCGGCGTACAGCCAGATCGACGAGGAGGTCCGGTCCCGCGCCGGCTGA